From one Trueperaceae bacterium genomic stretch:
- a CDS encoding phosphoribosyltransferase, translating to MATRGHFTEPTTDYWQRLVPEAELPDGARPGDGPWRYGYPVKLPDGRYLVLPIRQLAKDPATAVASLISNQAALEVVEALGVMIARLLAPYSPDVVVGMPTLGLAFAPVVARELGLGRMVPLGYSRKYWYDETASATVRSITAPDDTKRVYLDPNLLPLIRGRRVVLVDDAVSSGATLDAPWQLVESLGAEVLACGVAMRQSERWVHTLGPERAAKVVGVFDTPMLSAVADGWVRR from the coding sequence ATGGCCACCCGGGGGCACTTCACCGAGCCGACCACCGACTACTGGCAACGCCTAGTGCCCGAGGCCGAGCTGCCGGACGGCGCCCGCCCCGGCGACGGCCCCTGGCGCTACGGCTACCCGGTGAAGCTCCCCGACGGCCGGTACCTCGTGCTCCCCATCCGGCAGCTGGCCAAGGACCCGGCCACGGCGGTCGCCTCCCTCATCAGCAACCAGGCGGCGCTGGAGGTGGTGGAGGCGCTCGGCGTGATGATCGCCCGGTTGCTGGCCCCCTACTCGCCCGACGTGGTCGTGGGCATGCCCACCCTCGGACTCGCCTTCGCGCCCGTCGTGGCCAGGGAGTTGGGGTTGGGCCGGATGGTGCCGCTGGGCTACTCCCGCAAGTACTGGTACGACGAGACCGCCTCCGCCACGGTGCGCTCGATCACCGCCCCGGACGACACCAAGCGCGTCTACCTCGACCCGAACCTCCTGCCCCTCATCCGCGGCCGCCGCGTGGTGCTCGTCGACGACGCGGTCAGTAGCGGCGCCACCCTCGACGCGCCCTGGCAGCTGGTCGAGTCGCTCGGCGCCGAGGTGCTCGCCTGCGGCGTTGCCATGCGCCAGAGCGAACGCTGGGTCCACACCCTCGGGCCGGAACGGGCGGCCAAGGTGGTGGGCGTGTTCGACACGCCCATGTTGAGCGCGGTGGCGGACGGGTGGGTCAGGCGGTAG